One Mucilaginibacter ginkgonis genomic region harbors:
- a CDS encoding UDP-2,3-diacylglucosamine diphosphatase, whose product MPKREVEIAIISDVHLGTYGCHAKELLKYLKSIKPKKLILNGDIIDIWQFSKSYWPDSHMKVLRRILKFVTEGVPVYYLTGNHDEMLRKFADFDLGSFKLVNKLLLPVGDKRAWIFHGDIFDVTMQHSKWLAKMGAIGYDTLILINSFTNWVLTKLGRQKMSFSQKVKAKFKDAVKFINQFEQTAADLAVDKKYDYVICGHIHHAEIRTIDSTDKTGSVTYLNSGDWVESLTALEYNHGNWEIFKYRPQDFVVEHEDDDKIDSENLDNKLDVRTLLEKLKLEV is encoded by the coding sequence ATGCCAAAACGCGAAGTAGAAATTGCCATTATTTCTGACGTCCACCTGGGGACCTACGGCTGCCACGCCAAAGAACTGCTCAAATATCTTAAAAGCATTAAGCCAAAAAAACTGATCCTCAACGGCGACATTATAGACATCTGGCAATTCAGCAAGTCTTATTGGCCCGATAGCCATATGAAGGTTTTACGCCGCATACTGAAGTTTGTTACAGAAGGCGTGCCCGTTTACTATCTTACAGGCAACCATGACGAAATGCTGCGCAAGTTTGCTGACTTTGATCTGGGCTCATTCAAACTAGTTAATAAGTTGCTTCTACCGGTTGGCGATAAAAGGGCGTGGATATTTCATGGCGATATTTTTGACGTAACCATGCAGCATTCTAAATGGCTGGCTAAGATGGGCGCCATTGGTTATGATACGCTTATTCTGATCAACAGCTTTACCAATTGGGTATTAACTAAGCTTGGCCGGCAGAAGATGAGCTTTTCGCAAAAGGTAAAAGCGAAGTTTAAAGATGCCGTAAAATTCATCAATCAATTTGAACAAACCGCCGCCGACCTTGCCGTTGATAAGAAATACGACTATGTGATCTGCGGACATATCCATCACGCCGAGATCAGGACTATCGATTCAACAGATAAGACGGGTAGCGTAACTTATCTAAACTCGGGCGATTGGGTAGAAAGCCTTACCGCCCTCGAATATAATCATGGCAATTGGGAGATATTTAAATATCGCCCGCAAGATTTTGTTGTTGAACATGAGGATGACGACAAAATTGACAGCGAGAACCTGGATAACAAACTTGACGTTAGGACCCTGTTGGAGAAGTTGAAACTGGAGGTCTGA
- a CDS encoding N-acyl homoserine lactonase family protein — protein MRSICLLAIFTFLFLLTATAQIPRYKVHAVKFAGTAIPFTVSDWALNGPKTKVDINFSVWVIKGDNGKVILFDTGFLKDAEDAADFKIKDYIRPDSALMKLGIKPGDVTDVIISHPHWDHIDGVSLFPNAHFWMQKEDYNYFVGQTWQKGIGSGGFAKRDVRKIVDLNLEGRLTLINGDDKQILPDIRVYTGSRHTFNSQYVVVNTGINKIVLASDNIWVYYSLQHLSPPSNGGTLDPAGYVREMKRMKTLASNVKFIIPGHDGKVFSIFPKVADGIVEIR, from the coding sequence ATGAGATCAATATGTTTGCTTGCAATCTTTACTTTTCTTTTCTTACTTACCGCAACCGCCCAAATACCCCGTTATAAAGTTCACGCCGTAAAATTCGCTGGTACTGCAATACCATTTACCGTGAGCGACTGGGCACTGAATGGACCAAAAACTAAAGTCGACATTAACTTTTCTGTCTGGGTGATCAAAGGCGATAATGGTAAAGTGATCCTGTTTGATACCGGGTTTCTAAAAGATGCTGAAGACGCCGCCGATTTTAAAATCAAAGATTACATCCGCCCCGATTCGGCACTAATGAAGCTGGGCATTAAGCCCGGCGACGTGACAGACGTGATCATTAGTCACCCGCATTGGGACCATATCGATGGGGTAAGCCTTTTCCCGAATGCGCATTTCTGGATGCAGAAGGAAGACTACAATTATTTTGTTGGCCAAACCTGGCAAAAAGGTATTGGAAGCGGCGGTTTCGCAAAACGCGACGTGCGCAAAATAGTTGATCTTAACCTTGAGGGCAGACTAACGCTTATAAACGGCGATGACAAGCAAATACTTCCCGACATAAGGGTGTATACCGGCTCAAGGCATACATTCAATTCGCAATACGTTGTGGTAAATACAGGGATAAACAAGATCGTACTTGCCTCAGACAATATCTGGGTGTATTATAGCCTTCAGCATTTAAGTCCGCCTTCTAATGGCGGCACGCTGGATCCTGCGGGTTATGTCCGTGAAATGAAAAGAATGAAAACACTGGCAAGCAATGTAAAGTTTATCATTCCCGGGCACGATGGTAAGGTGTTTTCGATATTCCCAAAGGTCGCAGACGGGATTGTTGAGATCAGGTAA
- a CDS encoding AAA family ATPase, with translation MTEITYAGVTDNFHFSDRPKQIEMIRDAIREGMERNPLRKPKQADERYDCADDLFEIRCANEWMDVGCRRPPPKMLFDNFWFENELCILFADTNVGKSILAVQLGNCLANGNDIEPFKTETAACPVLYVDFEQSAAQFEARYTVYDGPYKFSPRFFRAELNAAAGHVRNYIDRVHYCIEEGLRKTGAKVLIIDNLTYLANQAGQIGDALSMMKFLKTIKSKYHISILALAHTPKRNQTRPITNNDMHGSKMLINFCDSAFAMGRSQKNSNIRYLKQIKQRNSSEVYGEGRVCLFTIERSGGLLRLCPAGYEPEHEHLQKANYITIADRQAAKKMFSEGLSKRQIALQLDIARSTVRRILEEEENG, from the coding sequence ATGACAGAGATCACTTACGCCGGAGTAACGGATAATTTCCATTTTTCTGACCGGCCGAAACAGATTGAAATGATACGCGATGCCATACGCGAAGGGATGGAGCGTAACCCATTGCGAAAACCTAAACAAGCAGATGAACGCTATGACTGCGCTGATGACCTTTTTGAGATACGCTGTGCAAATGAGTGGATGGACGTTGGCTGCCGACGCCCGCCGCCTAAAATGCTTTTTGATAACTTTTGGTTTGAAAATGAGCTGTGCATTTTATTTGCCGATACTAATGTTGGCAAATCTATACTGGCCGTTCAATTGGGTAATTGTTTAGCTAACGGCAACGACATAGAGCCGTTTAAGACAGAAACCGCTGCCTGCCCGGTTTTATACGTAGATTTTGAACAAAGTGCTGCCCAGTTTGAGGCCAGGTATACGGTTTATGACGGGCCTTACAAGTTTAGTCCGCGTTTTTTTCGGGCCGAACTTAATGCCGCCGCCGGCCATGTGCGCAATTACATAGACCGTGTGCACTATTGTATTGAAGAGGGGCTGCGTAAAACCGGTGCCAAGGTGCTCATCATTGACAACCTAACGTACCTGGCAAACCAGGCGGGCCAGATTGGCGACGCGCTTAGTATGATGAAATTTTTGAAGACCATTAAAAGCAAATATCATATATCTATACTGGCGCTGGCGCACACGCCTAAGCGTAACCAAACAAGGCCAATTACCAATAACGATATGCATGGCAGTAAAATGCTTATTAACTTTTGCGATAGTGCCTTTGCCATGGGCCGCAGCCAAAAAAACAGTAACATAAGGTATCTTAAACAGATAAAGCAACGTAACAGCAGCGAGGTTTACGGCGAAGGCCGTGTTTGCCTGTTTACTATTGAACGCAGCGGCGGTCTTTTACGCCTGTGCCCCGCAGGGTACGAACCAGAACATGAGCATCTGCAAAAGGCCAATTACATTACCATAGCAGACAGGCAGGCCGCTAAGAAAATGTTTAGTGAGGGCCTATCGAAACGGCAGATAGCTTTGCAACTGGATATTGCCAGATCCACAGTGAGGCGAATATTGGAAGAAGAGGAAAACGGTTAA
- a CDS encoding DUF6427 family protein has protein sequence MISLFRKYNPVNTAWLVLVVILLRLVYIAKAPDKLDFIFVETFTRSLVPVAYENAFSPVINILLAALLVYGQALLVNYVANFYNLLGRPSFLPALMFVVASSIFTPFLILSPPLICNFLVIWMIFKMLALYKADNANALGYDLGMLVAVGSLIYLPFIYFMVLVWIAFIIFRPFNIREWLSTILGYITIFFFLAVYYYMTDRIDSFFNIWLPLGTKLPTSIVIKQYTYVLLIPVAVFFFLSFTKISALYYKSYIHSRKGLILMVLIFLIAGLSFYVKAEFRLSHFLLCALPTAIFFAYYFLYAKWKWFYETLFLLFVAGIIFFQFNNF, from the coding sequence ATGATAAGCCTTTTCAGGAAATATAACCCGGTTAATACAGCATGGCTGGTGTTAGTGGTTATCTTATTGCGGTTGGTTTACATCGCAAAGGCTCCAGACAAACTCGATTTCATATTCGTTGAAACCTTTACCCGCTCGCTGGTGCCGGTGGCTTACGAGAATGCTTTTTCGCCGGTCATAAATATTTTATTGGCAGCGCTTTTGGTTTATGGCCAGGCTTTGCTGGTAAACTATGTAGCAAACTTTTACAATTTGTTAGGCAGGCCCAGTTTTTTGCCGGCGCTGATGTTTGTAGTCGCATCGAGCATATTTACGCCGTTCTTAATATTAAGTCCGCCGTTGATCTGCAATTTTCTGGTCATTTGGATGATATTTAAGATGCTGGCTTTATACAAGGCAGATAATGCAAATGCCCTGGGTTATGATCTGGGGATGCTGGTTGCTGTAGGGTCGCTCATCTATTTGCCGTTCATTTATTTCATGGTATTGGTTTGGATAGCTTTTATCATATTCAGGCCGTTCAACATCCGCGAGTGGCTGTCTACCATTTTAGGTTACATCACCATCTTTTTTTTCCTGGCAGTGTACTATTACATGACAGACAGGATAGATAGCTTTTTTAATATCTGGCTGCCGCTTGGTACCAAATTGCCTACCAGCATTGTCATAAAGCAATATACCTATGTCTTGCTAATTCCTGTTGCCGTGTTCTTTTTCTTAAGTTTTACCAAAATAAGCGCACTTTATTACAAAAGCTATATCCACAGCCGCAAAGGGTTAATATTAATGGTGCTGATATTTCTTATTGCAGGATTATCATTTTATGTGAAAGCCGAATTCAGGTTAAGCCACTTTTTGCTTTGCGCCCTGCCGACCGCTATATTTTTCGC
- a CDS encoding YjjG family noncanonical pyrimidine nucleotidase — translation MKNYRHIFFDLDHTIWDFDRNAEETLKELYMEYKLSALGVPSAELFIAKYTENNHRLWAEYHSGKITKDHLREMRFKQTFLDLGMLPDLIPIGFEDHYVRVGPTKTGLFDGAHEVLTYLKERYTLHLISNGFIEAVTVKVAGSDLARYFDNVIVSEVVGVIKPDRRIFEHALQLAGATIGESLMIGDSLEADVYGALNFGMDAIWFNPAGLPTPDDVPVQVNSLRELVGML, via the coding sequence GTGAAAAACTACCGCCATATTTTCTTTGATCTTGATCATACCATTTGGGACTTTGACCGCAATGCCGAAGAAACCCTTAAGGAACTTTACATGGAGTATAAGTTAAGCGCATTAGGAGTGCCTTCGGCCGAACTTTTTATCGCTAAATACACAGAGAATAACCATCGCTTATGGGCAGAGTACCACAGCGGTAAGATTACCAAAGACCATCTGCGCGAAATGCGTTTCAAGCAAACCTTTTTAGACTTAGGTATGCTCCCTGATTTGATCCCTATCGGTTTTGAGGATCACTATGTACGCGTTGGGCCTACAAAGACAGGATTATTCGATGGCGCGCACGAAGTGCTTACTTATTTGAAAGAGAGATACACTTTACATTTGATCTCGAACGGGTTCATTGAAGCAGTAACTGTTAAGGTCGCGGGATCTGATCTGGCTAGATACTTCGACAACGTGATCGTATCTGAGGTTGTCGGCGTTATTAAACCCGACCGCCGCATATTTGAACACGCCCTGCAACTGGCAGGTGCAACAATCGGCGAAAGCCTAATGATAGGTGACAGCCTGGAAGCCGATGTTTACGGCGCACTAAATTTTGGTATGGATGCCATTTGGTTTAACCCCGCCGGGTTGCCAACGCCTGATGACGTGCCGGTACAAGTAAATAGTTTGAGAGAGTTGGTGGGGATGTTGTAG
- a CDS encoding nucleotidyltransferase family protein, whose product MDAIVADNLEEIKLLMQKHGVVKASLFGSAAKDTMTAESDVDFLVNFDSGLSIAEYGDNYFELIYALENLLQREVEIIAEKTLSNPYLIESINNSKVSLL is encoded by the coding sequence ATGGACGCTATCGTTGCCGATAACCTTGAGGAAATCAAATTGCTTATGCAAAAGCATGGGGTGGTTAAGGCATCGCTATTCGGCAGTGCGGCAAAAGACACTATGACTGCGGAAAGTGATGTAGATTTCCTGGTAAATTTTGATTCCGGACTTAGCATAGCAGAGTATGGTGATAACTATTTCGAACTCATTTATGCATTAGAAAACTTGCTTCAGAGAGAAGTCGAAATTATCGCCGAGAAAACGCTCTCAAACCCTTATTTGATAGAATCGATCAATAACAGCAAGGTATCGTTATTATGA
- a CDS encoding glycosyltransferase family protein, translated as MKILFGIQGTGNGHISRAREIVPLLQQYGDVDLLISGTEAEVSLTQPVKYRFHGASFVFGTNGGVDMKATWKLLNLRQLWRDMRSLPLKDYDLVINDFEPVSAWACKLQKVPSVSLSHQCSFVSKKTPRPLKWNYAEWLFKYYSPTTHHVGFHFERYDNFIHTPVIRSEIRHLTPTNKGYYTVYLPAYDDRTLIKELSAVPGVQWQVFSKREKVGITQGNVTVLPVNNDAFNYSLAGCAGLLTGGGFEGPAEALFLGKKVMVIPMKNQYEQQCNAVAAARLGVKVVDQIDEHFTSHLNNWIVADNKIIVDFKDETADIIKNLVNTYARG; from the coding sequence ATGAAAATATTATTCGGCATACAGGGGACCGGCAACGGGCATATTAGTCGCGCCCGCGAAATAGTCCCGCTGCTGCAGCAATATGGTGATGTTGACTTATTAATAAGCGGTACGGAGGCTGAGGTGAGCCTCACCCAGCCGGTAAAATATCGTTTTCATGGCGCCAGTTTTGTTTTTGGTACAAACGGTGGCGTCGACATGAAAGCTACATGGAAACTGCTGAACCTGCGCCAACTTTGGCGCGACATGCGCAGCCTGCCTTTAAAGGACTATGACCTGGTGATCAATGATTTTGAACCCGTCAGTGCCTGGGCTTGCAAGCTGCAGAAAGTGCCGTCTGTTTCTTTAAGTCATCAATGTTCGTTTGTTTCAAAAAAAACGCCGCGGCCGCTTAAATGGAATTATGCCGAATGGCTATTTAAGTACTATTCCCCAACAACGCATCACGTTGGTTTCCACTTTGAGCGTTATGATAACTTTATTCATACCCCAGTTATCCGTAGCGAAATACGCCATTTAACGCCCACTAACAAAGGGTATTACACAGTTTACCTGCCCGCTTATGATGACAGAACGCTTATCAAAGAGTTAAGCGCTGTTCCGGGTGTGCAATGGCAGGTATTTTCAAAACGCGAAAAAGTGGGCATAACGCAAGGTAATGTTACAGTGTTACCCGTAAATAATGACGCTTTTAACTATAGCCTTGCCGGCTGTGCGGGTTTACTTACCGGGGGCGGTTTCGAAGGCCCCGCCGAAGCGCTGTTTCTTGGTAAAAAAGTAATGGTGATACCCATGAAGAACCAATATGAGCAGCAATGTAACGCGGTAGCAGCTGCCCGGCTGGGCGTTAAGGTGGTAGACCAGATCGATGAGCATTTTACTTCCCACTTAAATAATTGGATCGTGGCCGACAACAAAATAATTGTTGATTTTAAAGACGAGACTGCTGATATCATTAAGAACTTAGTAAACACCTACGCCCGCGGATAG
- a CDS encoding DUF1501 domain-containing protein: MNRRDFIGKALPAGVVMPKLINDLTFKAFGVSPFLEALVAAPTETDHVLVLIQLNGGNDGLNTVIPFDQYDNLANARGNIIIPKNKVLKLDGTSYTGIHTAMTGLQSLYNDGKAKIIQSVGYPQPNFSHFRATDIWLTGANSDQVLTSGWAGRYLAQQYTNFPVGYPNTIMPDPLAIQIGSSVSPALQGPSVNMGMAITDPNNFYSLISGKTTAAPNTNAGKELTYIRQVAQQTTQYGTVIKAAASKVTKQGAYPSNNSLADQLKVVARLIAGGLKTRVYMVNIGSFDTHSAQVNTGAQETGYHATMLGKVSDAIKAFMDDLKGLGASKRVAGMTFSEFGRRIKSNASVGTDHGAAAPMILFGDYIQPGVLGTSPVISNNVGVNDNIPMQYDFRSVYASLLQQWFCVDPSTLGDILLNNFQSLPVIKSSAPCVSTQSELNASAGDKLISNYPNPFQSVTHVSFKSSGGHVLIQIFDVQGKLISNLVDNIYDQGNYEVRFDAQNIPPGVYYARLQNGSLTQTRGMVAVR; the protein is encoded by the coding sequence ATGAACAGACGCGATTTTATAGGAAAAGCGCTTCCGGCAGGCGTAGTCATGCCAAAGCTGATCAACGATCTGACGTTTAAGGCATTTGGTGTTTCGCCGTTTTTAGAGGCTTTGGTAGCGGCGCCTACAGAAACAGACCACGTGTTAGTTCTGATTCAGTTGAACGGTGGTAACGATGGGTTGAATACCGTTATCCCTTTTGACCAATATGATAACCTGGCGAACGCGAGGGGCAATATCATTATCCCGAAAAACAAAGTGCTGAAGCTCGACGGCACCTCATATACCGGCATTCATACCGCCATGACAGGTCTGCAAAGTTTGTATAATGATGGTAAAGCCAAGATCATTCAATCGGTGGGTTATCCGCAGCCCAACTTTTCGCACTTCCGTGCAACTGATATATGGTTAACAGGTGCAAACTCAGACCAGGTATTAACTTCGGGCTGGGCAGGCAGGTACCTTGCCCAACAATACACAAACTTCCCGGTGGGCTATCCAAATACCATTATGCCCGATCCCTTGGCCATCCAGATAGGCTCGTCGGTATCCCCCGCTTTGCAGGGGCCGTCTGTAAATATGGGCATGGCTATCACAGACCCAAACAATTTCTACAGCCTTATCAGCGGTAAAACAACCGCTGCGCCAAACACCAATGCCGGCAAAGAGCTTACCTATATCCGCCAGGTTGCACAGCAAACCACGCAATATGGTACAGTAATAAAAGCAGCCGCAAGCAAAGTAACCAAGCAAGGCGCCTACCCTTCAAACAACTCGCTCGCAGACCAGCTAAAGGTAGTGGCACGATTAATTGCCGGCGGACTAAAAACCCGTGTTTACATGGTTAACATCGGCAGCTTTGATACGCACAGCGCGCAGGTAAATACCGGAGCACAGGAAACAGGCTATCATGCAACTATGCTTGGCAAAGTGTCAGACGCTATTAAAGCCTTTATGGACGATCTTAAAGGTTTAGGTGCATCTAAACGCGTAGCCGGCATGACCTTTTCAGAATTTGGCCGCCGTATAAAGTCAAACGCCAGCGTTGGTACAGACCACGGCGCGGCAGCACCAATGATCCTCTTTGGCGATTACATACAGCCGGGGGTTTTGGGCACAAGCCCGGTGATATCCAACAACGTAGGGGTAAATGATAACATCCCGATGCAATACGATTTCCGCTCGGTATATGCCTCGCTGCTTCAGCAATGGTTCTGTGTAGATCCAAGCACTTTAGGCGACATATTATTAAATAACTTCCAGTCCCTGCCGGTCATCAAGTCCAGCGCGCCGTGTGTTTCCACGCAATCAGAGCTTAATGCTTCCGCGGGCGATAAGCTAATCAGCAATTATCCTAACCCATTCCAGTCGGTTACGCATGTATCTTTCAAGTCTTCGGGCGGGCACGTGCTCATACAGATATTTGATGTGCAGGGCAAACTCATAAGCAATTTGGTCGACAATATTTATGATCAGGGTAACTATGAAGTGCGTTTCGATGCACAGAACATTCCGCCGGGTGTGTATTATGCCCGGCTACAAAACGGCAGCTTAACGCAAACGCGTGGAATGGTAGCGGTGAGGTAA
- a CDS encoding DUF1800 domain-containing protein — protein sequence MTDRHLTAQHLAAAPPAVFGNAELIHLLNRTTFGVSRSDINALSGKNLNQVVATLFTQPAVPAPPVNGYNDANYTDANVPAGTTWVNAPYTDGTANSRRLASFKAWWMGLMINQNSSILEKMVLFWHNHFATQTSTVDDARFVYKHNALLRQYALGNFKDFVKQITLDPAMLKYLNGYVNVKSAPDENYGRELQELFTVGKGPNSKYTEDDVKAAAKVLTGYTINTTLISSSFDATRHDATNKTFSAFYGNTVITGKTGANGSTELDDLINMIFKNNEVALFICRKLYRYFVYYNIDAATEANVIVPLADIFRKNNYEIKPVLQALFTSDYFYADAAKGCVIKDPVNLVAGMMREFNVTLPGDADYVNQYYMLTYLQTIASNIGQSIGDPPNVSGWPAYYQVPEYHELWINSDTLPKRNQFTDTLIGNGYTRNGKKLVIDTVAYTASLPTPADPNLLITDMLAQLYQVTVSQETIDFLKGILLSGQISDHYWTDAWNALKANPTDAANLKVITTRLQTLYKYIMDLPEYQLS from the coding sequence ATGACTGACAGACATTTAACTGCGCAGCACCTTGCAGCTGCCCCGCCGGCCGTTTTTGGCAATGCAGAATTGATACATCTGCTTAACCGCACTACCTTTGGTGTAAGCCGGAGCGATATCAACGCGCTTAGCGGTAAGAATTTAAACCAGGTTGTGGCAACGCTGTTTACACAACCTGCAGTACCGGCGCCTCCGGTAAATGGTTATAACGATGCCAATTATACAGATGCAAATGTTCCGGCCGGTACAACCTGGGTAAACGCGCCATACACAGACGGTACTGCAAACAGCCGCAGGCTTGCATCTTTCAAGGCCTGGTGGATGGGCCTGATGATCAATCAGAATAGTAGCATCCTGGAAAAAATGGTGCTTTTCTGGCACAATCACTTCGCTACGCAGACATCAACTGTTGATGATGCCAGGTTTGTGTACAAGCATAACGCGCTGTTAAGGCAATACGCGCTTGGCAATTTTAAAGACTTTGTAAAGCAGATCACCCTCGACCCGGCGATGCTCAAATACCTAAACGGGTATGTGAATGTTAAGTCGGCACCTGATGAAAACTACGGCCGCGAATTGCAGGAGTTGTTTACCGTTGGCAAAGGCCCCAATTCTAAATATACCGAAGATGACGTTAAGGCGGCTGCCAAAGTATTAACGGGCTATACTATAAATACAACGCTGATATCATCATCGTTCGACGCAACCCGTCACGATGCTACCAATAAAACTTTTTCGGCCTTTTATGGCAATACTGTGATCACTGGCAAAACGGGTGCAAATGGGTCGACCGAATTGGATGATCTGATCAACATGATCTTCAAGAACAACGAGGTAGCTTTGTTTATTTGCCGAAAATTATATCGCTATTTCGTTTACTACAACATTGACGCCGCTACAGAGGCAAACGTGATTGTACCATTGGCAGATATTTTCCGCAAAAATAACTACGAGATAAAACCAGTATTGCAGGCACTTTTCACCAGCGACTACTTTTATGCCGATGCCGCCAAAGGCTGTGTAATTAAAGACCCTGTTAATCTGGTGGCCGGCATGATGCGCGAATTTAACGTTACCCTGCCGGGTGATGCCGACTATGTGAACCAGTATTATATGCTGACTTACCTGCAAACCATAGCATCTAACATTGGCCAGAGCATTGGGGATCCGCCTAACGTTTCAGGGTGGCCTGCGTATTACCAGGTGCCGGAGTATCACGAATTGTGGATCAACTCTGACACCCTGCCAAAGCGCAACCAGTTTACAGATACGCTCATCGGTAATGGTTATACCCGCAACGGCAAAAAGTTAGTGATCGATACAGTTGCCTATACAGCCTCATTGCCAACCCCTGCCGATCCGAATTTGCTGATCACAGATATGCTTGCCCAACTGTATCAGGTTACAGTTTCGCAAGAAACAATTGATTTCCTAAAAGGCATCCTGCTCTCAGGCCAGATATCAGACCATTACTGGACGGATGCCTGGAACGCTTTGAAGGCCAACCCCACAGACGCGGCTAACCTTAAGGTGATCACTACCCGGTTGCAAACGCTGTATAAATACATTATGGACCTGCCAGAATACCAGCTATCATGA